One window of Bacillus sp. THAF10 genomic DNA carries:
- a CDS encoding GNAT family N-acetyltransferase, with protein sequence MNNNGLILVPVQSENWREIIDLKVNKSQENFIEPNEISLLEAAYDKKHDWKCFGLYLDGLAVGFVMVGALKERYIWLDRFMIDRKFQGRGLGKEALELVKEHISHTYEVEEIVISILKENQRAKKFYQFNGFKDTGIVDSDNGEELFVYAFDGKW encoded by the coding sequence ATGAATAATAATGGTTTGATTTTAGTACCAGTTCAATCGGAAAACTGGCGTGAGATAATAGATTTAAAGGTGAATAAAAGTCAGGAAAACTTTATCGAGCCCAATGAAATTTCCTTGCTTGAGGCTGCATATGATAAGAAACATGACTGGAAGTGCTTTGGACTCTACTTGGATGGGCTGGCTGTTGGGTTCGTGATGGTAGGAGCCTTGAAGGAGAGATACATTTGGTTAGATCGATTTATGATAGACAGGAAGTTTCAAGGACGTGGTCTAGGGAAAGAGGCATTGGAACTGGTGAAGGAGCACATCTCCCATACATACGAGGTAGAAGAAATCGTAATTAGTATATTAAAAGAAAATCAACGCGCGAAAAAGTTTTATCAGTTCAACGGGTTTAAGGATACTGGGATTGTTGATTCAGATAATGGGGAAGAGTTATTCGTTTATGCGTTTGATGGAAAGTGGTAG
- a CDS encoding bifunctional glycosyltransferase family 2/GtrA family protein, producing the protein MHSLSSVGVLIPAYNPDGKLPELVNSIVKEGFDRIIVVNDGSNSECDQIFSSLTNISECTILKHEVNKGKGQALKTAFAYFLDTFADSPGLVTVDADGQHAVKDMKKVAKRLCERPESLVLGVRDFSGEDIPFRSRFGNVLTKGVARFACGLKISDTQTGLRGIPVRFLEKLLHVGGQRYEFEMNMLLECKANDIDIEEVTIETIYIEENKSSHFNPIIDSIKIYSVFLKFAVSSALSFGLDVLLFALFVMLLNGVFVDTYIIYATILARVLSALFNFMVNRNVVFKSASPRAMVKYFILAVGQMLTSAAAVYLIFQLIGFGEVGIKVIVDFLLFLMSFVIQREWVFKRQQIKIGETQ; encoded by the coding sequence TTGCATAGTTTGAGTAGTGTTGGGGTGTTAATCCCGGCTTATAATCCAGATGGGAAATTACCAGAATTAGTGAATTCTATTGTAAAAGAAGGCTTTGACAGAATTATTGTGGTGAATGATGGCAGTAATTCGGAGTGCGACCAAATATTTAGTAGTTTAACGAATATTAGCGAATGCACGATTCTCAAGCATGAGGTAAACAAAGGGAAAGGGCAGGCATTAAAAACAGCCTTTGCTTATTTTTTGGATACGTTTGCTGATTCACCAGGCTTAGTTACAGTGGATGCCGATGGACAGCATGCTGTAAAGGATATGAAAAAGGTTGCGAAAAGGCTTTGTGAACGCCCAGAAAGTCTAGTACTAGGTGTACGGGATTTTTCTGGTGAGGATATCCCCTTTCGAAGCAGATTTGGAAATGTATTGACAAAAGGTGTAGCCCGGTTTGCTTGTGGACTGAAGATTTCTGATACACAAACAGGCTTGAGGGGGATACCAGTTCGTTTCCTCGAAAAGCTGCTTCATGTTGGTGGGCAACGCTATGAATTTGAAATGAATATGTTACTAGAATGCAAGGCTAATGATATTGATATTGAAGAAGTCACCATTGAAACGATTTATATAGAAGAAAATAAGTCTTCTCATTTTAATCCGATCATTGATTCCATCAAAATTTATTCCGTTTTCTTGAAATTTGCCGTTTCATCGGCGCTATCATTTGGTTTGGATGTGTTACTATTTGCCCTATTTGTAATGTTGCTTAATGGGGTGTTTGTGGATACTTATATTATTTACGCAACAATCCTTGCCCGTGTATTATCGGCATTATTTAATTTTATGGTTAATCGAAATGTTGTGTTTAAATCTGCCTCTCCACGGGCTATGGTGAAATATTTTATCTTAGCAGTTGGGCAAATGCTCACTTCCGCTGCAGCAGTATATTTAATCTTTCAACTTATCGGTTTTGGTGAAGTGGGAATCAAAGTTATCGTGGATTTCCTACTGTTTTTAATGAGCTTCGTCATCCAGCGTGAGTGGGTTTTCAAGAGGCAGCAAATAAAGATAGGTGAAACTCAGTGA